One window from the genome of Deinococcus sp. NW-56 encodes:
- the ribH gene encoding 6,7-dimethyl-8-ribityllumazine synthase, which translates to MNRTEATLIATGLKFAVVSTRWNHFIVDRLVEGAQTAFVQHGGDSADLDHYLVPGSFEVPLVARRLAESGRYDAVICLGAVIKGATDHYDFVAGAATNGILNSMLHTGVPIAFGVLTTDTTEQAIERAGTKAGNKGGEAVLAMIETVNLLRQIPERG; encoded by the coding sequence ATGAACCGTACCGAGGCCACCCTGATCGCCACCGGACTCAAGTTCGCCGTCGTCAGCACGCGCTGGAACCACTTCATCGTGGACCGGCTGGTGGAGGGGGCGCAGACCGCCTTCGTGCAGCACGGCGGGGACAGCGCCGACCTCGACCATTACCTCGTGCCCGGCTCCTTCGAGGTGCCGCTCGTGGCGCGGCGGCTGGCCGAGAGCGGGCGATACGACGCGGTGATCTGCCTGGGGGCCGTCATCAAGGGGGCGACCGACCACTACGACTTCGTGGCGGGCGCGGCCACGAACGGCATCCTGAACTCGATGCTGCACACGGGCGTGCCCATCGCCTTCGGGGTGCTCACCACCGACACCACCGAACAGGCGATCGAGCGGGCTGGGACGAAGGCGGGGAACAAGGGCGGCGAGGCCGTCCTCGCCATGATCGAGACCGTCAACCTGCTGCGCCAGATTCCCGAGCGGGGCTGA
- a CDS encoding peptidylprolyl isomerase yields MTSDQTYQAEGFSPTPELSSERQTRFSQVPELGDGIEPGKAYRAVLETSKGRLVIDLFADDAPVTVNSFAYLIRHHYYDGIKFHRVIDGFMAQGGDPTGTGTGGPGYKFEDEFSHHRHDGKGVLSMANAGPGTNGSQFFITFGPTPHLDGRHTVFGRVVEGLDVLDRLTRIQPGMPGTPDVIERAYLVEKNAGG; encoded by the coding sequence ATGACCAGCGACCAGACCTACCAGGCCGAGGGCTTCTCCCCCACCCCGGAGCTGTCGAGCGAGCGCCAGACCCGCTTCTCGCAGGTGCCTGAACTCGGCGACGGCATCGAGCCGGGCAAGGCCTACCGCGCCGTGCTGGAAACGAGCAAGGGCCGCCTCGTGATCGACCTCTTCGCGGACGATGCGCCCGTCACCGTGAACTCCTTCGCGTACCTGATTCGCCACCACTACTACGACGGCATCAAGTTTCACCGCGTCATCGACGGCTTCATGGCGCAGGGCGGCGACCCCACCGGTACGGGTACGGGCGGCCCAGGCTACAAGTTCGAGGACGAGTTCAGCCATCATCGCCACGACGGCAAGGGTGTGCTGAGCATGGCGAACGCGGGGCCGGGCACCAACGGCTCACAGTTTTTCATCACCTTCGGGCCGACCCCGCACCTCGACGGGCGGCACACCGTCTTCGGGCGCGTGGTGGAGGGGCTGGACGTGCTCGACCGCCTCACCCGCATCCAGCCGGGCATGCCCGGCACGCCGGACGTGATCGAGCGGGCGTATCTGGTGGAGAAGAACGCGGGGGGCTGA
- a CDS encoding tRNA (cytidine(34)-2'-O)-methyltransferase, whose product MTELPRVGPLLHVVLYEPEKAGNVGNVARTCAVLGAELHLIRPFGFHLHDCEFRRAVMDYLEGVTLHEHANWTAYQASLPPDARVWAFSTHATTLHTRAGFRRGDHLLFGPESRGLPSWLREGLPTLRLPQPGGGRSLNLAVAAGIAAFEAGRQIEGW is encoded by the coding sequence GTGACTGAACTTCCCAGGGTTGGCCCCCTCCTGCACGTCGTCCTGTACGAACCAGAGAAGGCCGGGAACGTCGGCAACGTGGCCCGCACCTGCGCCGTGCTGGGGGCCGAGCTGCACCTGATCCGGCCCTTCGGCTTCCACCTGCACGACTGCGAATTCCGCCGCGCGGTGATGGACTACCTGGAGGGCGTGACGCTCCACGAGCACGCGAACTGGACCGCGTATCAGGCCAGCCTGCCCCCTGACGCGCGGGTCTGGGCCTTTTCCACCCACGCCACCACGCTGCACACGCGGGCGGGCTTTCGGCGCGGCGACCACCTGCTGTTCGGCCCCGAGTCACGCGGGCTACCGAGCTGGCTGCGGGAGGGCCTCCCCACGCTGAGGCTGCCGCAACCCGGCGGGGGCCGCAGCCTGAATCTGGCGGTGGCGGCGGGAATAGCGGCGTTCGAGGCCGGACGGCAGATCGAGGGCTGGTGA
- a CDS encoding DUF2087 domain-containing protein yields MRASANDQAALFRALSHPARVTLLRLAWEEALSGETLARLMNLAPATVSHHLSQLTEAGLMTVRQDGHHRLFGTHRPALDLTLSALVRGEAAPPTPEDPYRARVLRAFLRDGKLTRIPAQRKKRDVILHELAALFEPGRTYTEREVSDALAEYHPDFFTLRRELVGLGLLAREKGVYWRVTEGVAPRTPQMADDFTLRLPGTVE; encoded by the coding sequence GTGAGGGCGTCCGCGAACGATCAGGCGGCCCTTTTCCGCGCCCTGTCCCATCCGGCCCGAGTGACCCTGCTGCGGCTGGCCTGGGAAGAGGCCCTGTCCGGCGAGACGCTGGCCCGGCTGATGAACCTCGCGCCCGCGACGGTCAGCCACCACCTCTCGCAACTCACCGAAGCCGGGCTGATGACCGTGCGGCAGGACGGGCACCACCGCCTCTTTGGAACCCACCGCCCCGCCCTCGACCTCACGCTGAGCGCCCTCGTGCGCGGCGAGGCGGCCCCGCCCACCCCCGAAGACCCCTACCGGGCGCGGGTGCTGCGGGCCTTCCTGCGGGACGGCAAGCTCACCCGCATTCCCGCCCAGCGCAAGAAACGCGACGTGATCCTGCACGAACTCGCCGCCCTCTTCGAGCCGGGGCGCACCTACACCGAGCGCGAGGTCAGCGACGCGCTCGCGGAGTATCATCCCGACTTTTTCACCCTGCGCCGCGAACTCGTGGGGCTGGGGCTGCTCGCGCGGGAGAAGGGCGTGTACTGGCGGGTCACGGAAGGGGTCGCACCGCGCACCCCCCAGATGGCCGACGACTTCACCCTGCGGCTGCCGGGGACCGTAGAGTGA
- the prmC gene encoding peptide chain release factor N(5)-glutamine methyltransferase produces the protein MPPLRTLLTEARERLRAAGVPSPEADARALVLHALGLTGAALLTRAGEAVPDADTARLRALVEERAARVPLQHLLGEVEWGGVRLRTDGRALVPRPETELLLHLALEALRGVPAPRVVDVGTGTGALALGLKTARPDASVTATDLSPEALALARENAALNGLDVAFVEGSLLAGRPGPFDLVLSNPPYLPDGDRAEADPEVRHDPDLALYAGADGLDVARPLAAQAGAALAPGGVLLLELDPRNAPTLAGELWAQGWEAEVLPDLTGRERFVRATLPPPGVSPARESGAAG, from the coding sequence ATGCCTCCCCTCCGCACCCTGCTCACCGAGGCCCGAGAGCGGCTGCGGGCGGCGGGCGTCCCCTCCCCCGAGGCGGACGCCCGCGCCCTCGTGCTGCACGCGCTGGGCCTGACCGGAGCCGCGCTGCTGACCCGTGCGGGGGAGGCGGTGCCGGACGCTGACACCGCGCGGCTGCGGGCGCTGGTGGAGGAGCGGGCCGCGCGGGTGCCCCTCCAGCACCTGCTGGGCGAGGTCGAGTGGGGCGGCGTGCGGCTGCGGACAGACGGGCGGGCGCTCGTCCCGAGGCCGGAAACCGAGTTGCTGCTGCACCTCGCGCTGGAGGCCCTGCGCGGTGTCCCCGCTCCCCGCGTGGTGGACGTGGGCACGGGAACGGGTGCCCTCGCGCTGGGGCTGAAGACGGCCCGCCCCGACGCCAGCGTCACCGCGACCGACCTCAGCCCAGAGGCGCTGGCCCTGGCCCGCGAAAATGCCGCGCTGAACGGGCTGGACGTGGCCTTTGTGGAGGGGAGCCTGCTCGCCGGGCGGCCCGGCCCCTTCGACCTCGTGCTCAGTAACCCGCCCTACCTCCCCGACGGAGACCGCGCCGAGGCTGACCCGGAGGTGAGGCACGACCCCGACCTCGCCCTGTATGCGGGAGCGGACGGGCTGGACGTGGCGCGGCCCCTCGCGGCGCAGGCGGGGGCCGCGCTTGCACCGGGGGGTGTCCTGCTCCTCGAACTCGACCCCCGCAATGCCCCCACGCTGGCCGGGGAACTGTGGGCGCAGGGGTGGGAGGCCGAGGTACTCCCCGACCTCACCGGACGCGAACGCTTCGTGCGGGCCACTCTCCCGCCGCCCGGAGTCAGCCCCGCTCGGGAATCTGGCGCAGCAGGTTGA
- a CDS encoding GNAT family N-acetyltransferase: MKPPLLPSELRTPRLLLRPPHPDDAPALHAAIQASLPELQRWMVWAQDPLDLAGTVENLTRAAADYAAGENLRLHVWSADGRDFVGSSGYHALDWRVPKGEIGYWIATGHAGQGYATEVAGALTDFALRPQEDGGLGFRRLEIRTDARNGRSACIPRALGYTLDATLKNDDVAADNPAELRDTLVFSRVR; encoded by the coding sequence GTGAAGCCTCCGCTTCTCCCCAGCGAACTCCGCACCCCCCGTCTGCTCCTGCGCCCGCCCCACCCCGACGACGCCCCCGCCCTTCACGCCGCGATTCAAGCCTCCCTGCCCGAATTGCAGCGCTGGATGGTCTGGGCGCAGGACCCCCTCGACCTCGCCGGGACGGTGGAGAACCTGACCCGCGCGGCGGCGGACTACGCGGCGGGCGAAAATCTGCGGCTGCATGTCTGGAGCGCGGACGGGCGCGACTTTGTCGGCAGCAGCGGCTACCACGCGCTGGACTGGCGCGTTCCCAAGGGCGAGATCGGGTACTGGATCGCCACCGGGCACGCCGGACAGGGCTACGCGACCGAGGTGGCCGGGGCCTTGACCGACTTCGCCCTGCGCCCGCAGGAGGACGGTGGCCTGGGGTTTCGCCGCCTCGAAATCCGCACGGACGCCCGCAACGGGCGCAGTGCCTGCATTCCCCGCGCCCTGGGGTACACGCTCGACGCGACGCTGAAAAATGACGACGTGGCGGCGGACAATCCCGCCGAGCTGCGCGACACGCTGGTTTTCAGCCGGGTGCGCTAA
- a CDS encoding YigZ family protein yields MTALPAPFTTLAGEHRHDAVIENSEFLAFAHRADTPEEALAHLAALRERYPGATHHCWAYRIGPAYRFSDDGEPGGTAGAPILRAIEGQGVDHVMVVVVRFYGGVKLGTGGLVRAYGGTAAECLRTAPRLEVRPRQPLTVRVPFEHLSVLYHLLGTFDTARGEEAYTASGVELTVEVYPEDAAAFAAALRDGTRGAGEVEG; encoded by the coding sequence GTGACCGCGCTGCCCGCCCCCTTCACCACCCTCGCCGGGGAGCACCGTCACGACGCGGTGATCGAGAACAGCGAGTTCCTGGCCTTCGCCCACCGGGCGGACACCCCGGAGGAGGCGCTGGCGCACCTGGCCGCCCTGCGGGAGCGTTACCCCGGTGCCACCCACCACTGCTGGGCCTACCGCATCGGCCCCGCCTACCGCTTCAGCGACGACGGCGAGCCGGGCGGGACGGCGGGCGCTCCCATCCTGCGGGCCATCGAGGGACAGGGGGTAGACCACGTGATGGTCGTCGTGGTGCGCTTCTACGGCGGCGTCAAGCTGGGCACGGGCGGACTGGTCCGCGCCTACGGGGGCACCGCCGCCGAGTGCCTCCGCACCGCGCCCCGGCTGGAGGTGCGGCCCCGGCAGCCGCTGACCGTGCGGGTCCCCTTCGAGCACCTCAGCGTGCTGTATCACTTGCTGGGCACCTTCGACACCGCGCGGGGCGAGGAGGCGTACACGGCTTCCGGCGTCGAGCTGACCGTGGAGGTCTACCCGGAGGACGCGGCGGCTTTTGCGGCGGCGCTGCGGGACGGGACTCGGGGAGCCGGAGAGGTGGAGGGCTGA
- the argB gene encoding acetylglutamate kinase → MIVKYGGNAMKSEALRRAVAHEIAALRAEVPVVVVHGGGPVIERELGARGIASEFRGGLRVTSPEAMDVVEMALCQLNKQLSQEVGAAVGLMGRDAGLLRAEVLDPALGRVGRVTGVNGALLRTLIGAGLTPVVGCVAVGPDGEALNVNADTAAGAVAGALGEGIVFLTDVDGIYRAYPDPQSLAGHLTRAEAEAGIAEGWIAGGMIPKVRAALDALDAGAPFAVIASGMRGGVLAAAARGEAGTRLTP, encoded by the coding sequence GTGATCGTCAAGTACGGCGGCAACGCCATGAAGAGTGAGGCACTGCGCCGCGCCGTTGCCCACGAAATCGCCGCCCTCCGCGCCGAGGTGCCCGTCGTGGTGGTGCACGGGGGCGGCCCGGTCATTGAGCGCGAACTGGGCGCACGGGGGATTGCCTCCGAGTTCCGGGGGGGGCTGCGGGTGACTTCGCCGGAGGCGATGGACGTGGTCGAGATGGCGCTCTGTCAGCTCAACAAGCAGCTCAGTCAGGAGGTCGGGGCCGCCGTGGGACTGATGGGCCGTGACGCGGGGCTGCTGCGGGCTGAGGTGCTTGACCCCGCGCTGGGACGGGTGGGCCGCGTGACCGGGGTGAATGGGGCGCTGCTGCGGACCCTGATCGGCGCCGGACTCACGCCAGTGGTGGGCTGCGTGGCGGTCGGGCCGGACGGCGAAGCGCTGAACGTCAACGCGGACACAGCGGCTGGGGCGGTCGCCGGAGCGCTGGGCGAGGGCATCGTCTTTCTCACCGACGTGGACGGCATCTACCGCGCCTACCCCGACCCGCAGAGCCTCGCCGGACACCTCACCCGCGCCGAGGCGGAAGCGGGCATCGCGGAAGGCTGGATCGCGGGCGGCATGATCCCCAAGGTGCGGGCGGCGCTGGACGCGCTGGACGCCGGGGCACCTTTCGCCGTGATCGCCAGCGGCATGCGGGGGGGGGTGCTCGCGGCGGCCGCGCGGGGCGAGGCGGGGACGCGGCTGACGCCCTGA
- a CDS encoding protein jag, with the protein MDNRTNLDDYLAGLGIAGADETEAPPPAPEVAAGPALVPDPDEDPRAVLDRFLTGLAARIDPGLSVSVREGEGALEVEITGENAARLAGRDGRTLGAIEVLAYTVLAKQAGRTDLRVRVDVGGFRKRQADTLTRLAERLAVQVAKSGEPHELQPMPAADRRVLHIALKEHPDVTTESVGEGSARRLIIKPRSYGA; encoded by the coding sequence ATGGACAACCGCACGAACCTCGACGACTACCTCGCCGGGCTGGGCATCGCGGGCGCGGACGAGACCGAGGCGCCGCCGCCCGCGCCGGAGGTGGCCGCTGGCCCCGCCTTGGTGCCTGACCCCGACGAGGACCCCCGCGCGGTGCTCGACCGCTTTCTGACCGGCCTCGCCGCCCGCATCGACCCCGGCCTCTCCGTGAGTGTGCGCGAGGGCGAAGGCGCCCTGGAGGTGGAGATCACGGGCGAGAACGCCGCCCGGCTCGCGGGCCGAGACGGGCGCACGCTGGGGGCCATCGAGGTGCTGGCGTACACGGTGCTCGCCAAGCAGGCGGGCCGCACCGACCTGCGGGTGCGGGTGGATGTGGGCGGCTTCCGCAAGCGGCAGGCCGACACACTGACCCGGCTGGCCGAGCGCCTCGCCGTGCAGGTCGCCAAGAGCGGCGAGCCGCATGAACTCCAGCCCATGCCCGCCGCCGACCGCCGCGTGCTGCACATCGCCCTCAAGGAGCACCCCGACGTGACCACCGAATCGGTGGGCGAGGGCTCGGCGCGGCGCCTCATCATCAAGCCCAGAAGCTACGGGGCGTGA
- a CDS encoding NUDIX domain-containing protein codes for MTPPPPEHPNWAALVPGGVQPWKTLSSRVLVDGFRVVLEDRVQTPSGAEVRYQYRPRGPRATFVLPVTPEGEAVLIRQFRYPLGATVWEVVAGGVERGEDLLEAAARELAEEVGGVAGEWVPLPGFYPQPSISGVVFYSMLALGVRLGDTAHEDGEVIERVTLPLPEVYRMLEAGEIHDGPSSLTLWHARRHLVERGLL; via the coding sequence ATGACCCCCCCACCGCCGGAACATCCCAACTGGGCCGCGCTCGTGCCCGGCGGGGTACAGCCCTGGAAGACGCTCTCCTCGCGGGTGCTCGTGGACGGATTCCGGGTGGTCCTGGAAGACCGGGTGCAGACTCCCTCGGGCGCGGAAGTGCGCTACCAGTACCGCCCGCGTGGTCCCCGCGCCACCTTCGTGCTGCCCGTGACCCCGGAGGGCGAGGCCGTGCTGATCCGGCAGTTCCGCTATCCGCTGGGGGCGACCGTCTGGGAGGTCGTGGCCGGGGGCGTCGAGCGCGGCGAGGACCTGCTGGAGGCCGCCGCCCGCGAACTCGCGGAGGAGGTCGGCGGCGTGGCGGGGGAGTGGGTCCCCCTCCCCGGCTTCTACCCACAACCCAGCATCAGCGGGGTGGTGTTCTATTCGATGCTGGCGCTGGGCGTGCGGCTAGGCGACACCGCGCACGAGGACGGCGAGGTGATTGAGCGGGTGACCCTGCCCCTCCCCGAGGTCTACCGGATGCTGGAGGCGGGCGAGATTCACGACGGCCCCAGCAGCCTGACCCTGTGGCACGCGCGGCGGCACCTCGTGGAGCGCGGCCTGCTGTGA
- the purE gene encoding 5-(carboxyamino)imidazole ribonucleotide mutase has product MRAVTDLPATGETGRPRVGVVMGSRSDFGTMEGALELLARLGVPYEVRVLSAHRTPGLLASYAARAERLNLSCIIAGAGGAAHLPGMLAAFTRVPVLGVPVQSRAMSGQDSLLSIVQMPAGVPVATFAIGEAGAKNAALFAAGLLATTDPEVRARLDAFRAAQTQAVLDDPFFEGHPQAGAQ; this is encoded by the coding sequence ATGCGGGCCGTGACGGACCTTCCGGCGACAGGCGAGACGGGGCGGCCCCGCGTGGGCGTGGTGATGGGGTCGCGCAGCGACTTCGGGACGATGGAGGGGGCGCTGGAGTTGCTCGCCCGGCTGGGGGTGCCCTACGAGGTCCGGGTGCTCTCGGCGCACCGCACGCCGGGGCTGCTGGCCTCCTACGCGGCGCGGGCCGAGCGCCTGAACCTGAGTTGCATCATCGCGGGGGCGGGGGGCGCGGCGCACCTGCCGGGGATGCTGGCGGCCTTCACGCGGGTGCCCGTGCTGGGGGTGCCGGTGCAGAGCCGGGCCATGTCGGGCCAGGACAGCCTGCTGAGCATCGTGCAGATGCCCGCCGGGGTTCCGGTCGCCACCTTCGCCATCGGGGAGGCGGGGGCGAAAAATGCGGCCCTCTTCGCCGCAGGGCTGCTCGCCACCACCGACCCCGAGGTGCGGGCACGGCTGGACGCCTTCCGCGCGGCCCAGACCCAGGCGGTGCTGGACGATCCCTTCTTTGAGGGACACCCGCAGGCAGGGGCACAGTGA
- a CDS encoding aminopeptidase gives MTLSFDDKLARYADLLVRTGVNLPQGGKLLVQAPIEAAPLVRLVTRAAYRAGALDVRVNYNDAHLGLALFEDGSDEAVDFLPDWHAAQREAMVADGYASIGIVGEDPSLLAGVDPSRIARRSKRVAQAMKAVSEATGGFQVNWTVAAMSTPAWAARVYPELPEAEAVARLWDDIFAVTRADQPDPVAAWDAHLGRLERLTALLNEKQYAAIHLRSELGTDLTVGLAENHIWQGGAETAKNGVRGVPNLPTDEVFTAPHRERVDGVAVASKPLSARGQLIEGIRVRFEGGRAVEVSAEKGEETLRGLIETDEGAARLGEIALVPASAPVSRTGTLFLNTLFDENAASHIALGRCYPTNVQHGENPEALLAAGGNDSLIHVDWMIGTAGTDVDGVTADGEREALMRGGEWVVG, from the coding sequence ATGACCCTCTCGTTCGACGACAAGCTCGCCCGCTACGCCGACCTCCTCGTGCGGACGGGCGTGAATCTGCCCCAGGGCGGCAAGCTGCTGGTGCAGGCCCCCATCGAGGCCGCGCCCCTGGTGCGGCTGGTGACGCGGGCGGCGTACCGGGCTGGGGCGCTCGACGTGCGTGTGAACTACAACGACGCGCACCTCGGCCTGGCGCTGTTCGAGGACGGCAGCGACGAGGCGGTGGATTTCCTGCCCGACTGGCACGCGGCGCAGCGCGAGGCGATGGTCGCGGACGGCTACGCCTCCATCGGCATCGTGGGCGAGGACCCCTCGCTGCTCGCGGGGGTGGACCCCAGCCGCATCGCCCGGCGCTCCAAGCGGGTGGCGCAGGCGATGAAGGCCGTCTCGGAGGCCACCGGCGGCTTTCAGGTCAACTGGACCGTCGCCGCGATGAGCACCCCCGCCTGGGCCGCCCGCGTCTACCCCGAGCTGCCCGAGGCCGAGGCCGTCGCCCGGCTGTGGGACGACATCTTTGCCGTCACGCGGGCCGACCAGCCCGATCCGGTCGCGGCCTGGGACGCGCACCTGGGGCGGCTGGAGCGCCTGACCGCCCTCCTCAACGAGAAGCAGTACGCGGCGATTCACCTGCGCTCCGAGCTGGGGACCGACCTCACCGTGGGGCTGGCGGAGAACCACATCTGGCAGGGCGGCGCGGAGACGGCCAAAAACGGCGTGCGGGGCGTGCCCAACCTCCCCACCGACGAGGTCTTCACCGCTCCGCACCGCGAGCGGGTGGACGGCGTGGCGGTCGCCTCCAAGCCGCTCTCGGCCCGTGGGCAACTGATCGAGGGCATCCGGGTGCGCTTCGAGGGCGGCCGCGCGGTCGAGGTCAGCGCCGAGAAGGGCGAGGAGACCCTGCGCGGCCTGATCGAGACGGACGAAGGCGCGGCCCGGCTGGGGGAAATCGCCCTGGTCCCAGCGAGTGCTCCCGTGTCGCGGACGGGCACCCTCTTCCTGAACACCCTCTTCGACGAGAACGCGGCCTCGCACATCGCCCTGGGGCGCTGCTACCCCACCAACGTGCAGCACGGCGAGAACCCCGAGGCCCTGCTCGCGGCGGGCGGCAACGATTCGCTGATCCACGTGGACTGGATGATCGGCACGGCGGGGACCGACGTGGACGGTGTGACGGCGGACGGAGAGCGCGAGGCGCTGATGCGCGGGGGAGAGTGGGTGGTCGGCTGA
- the ispF gene encoding 2-C-methyl-D-erythritol 2,4-cyclodiphosphate synthase, translating into MTSPLPYRIGYGEDAHRLEEGRPLVLGGVPIPHAERGAVAHSDGDAVLHAVADALLSGLALGDIGHYYPDTAAEHAGLDSRVILRDSLTLVREWKYRPANVALVVTLDRPKLGPLRAEIARTVAGLLGLPETEVGVSFKTSEGLAPDHVQVRVTALLVRDRD; encoded by the coding sequence ATGACCTCCCCCCTTCCCTACCGCATCGGCTACGGCGAGGACGCGCACCGACTGGAAGAAGGCCGCCCCCTGGTCCTCGGCGGCGTGCCCATTCCGCACGCCGAACGCGGCGCAGTCGCCCACTCGGACGGCGACGCCGTGCTGCACGCGGTCGCGGACGCCCTGCTCTCGGGCCTCGCGCTGGGGGATATCGGGCACTACTACCCGGACACCGCCGCCGAGCACGCGGGACTGGACTCGCGGGTGATCCTCCGGGACAGCCTCACCCTGGTGCGGGAGTGGAAGTACCGCCCGGCAAATGTGGCCCTGGTCGTTACCCTCGACCGCCCCAAGCTGGGGCCGCTGCGGGCCGAGATCGCCCGCACGGTGGCGGGGCTGCTGGGCCTCCCCGAAACGGAGGTCGGCGTGAGCTTCAAGACCTCCGAGGGGCTGGCCCCCGACCATGTGCAGGTGCGCGTGACCGCGCTGCTGGTGCGCGACCGTGACTGA
- the purK gene encoding 5-(carboxyamino)imidazole ribonucleotide synthase, whose product MLALAALPLGVRCVVLEPDPQAPARLCAEHLLAPYTDPAGLERLAACDAVTLEFENVPVESLAALEGRVPVRPGGALLARSKHRAREKEALRAAGVPTAPFVEVQGEADLAGALAGVGGRGLLKTSELGYDGKGQRRVGSEEELRAAWAELGGVPCVLEGLVPFEREVSLAVARNAAGEVAFGPLVENVHRDGILRTSVWPAALPAGTEEQARALAGAVAQSWGLEGLLTLEFFALPGGELLANEVAPRVHNSGHLTQDGGGVSQFGAQVRAVLGLPLTDWAPLHPTAMVNVVGTPDGREPDWAAIDALPGTRIHLYHKATRPGRKVGHVNLVAPDVGTLRDRLGRLEALIP is encoded by the coding sequence ATGCTGGCCCTGGCCGCCTTACCGCTGGGCGTGCGCTGCGTCGTGCTGGAACCCGACCCCCAGGCCCCCGCCCGCCTGTGCGCCGAGCACCTGCTGGCCCCCTACACCGACCCCGCCGGGCTGGAGCGGCTGGCGGCCTGCGACGCGGTGACGCTGGAGTTCGAGAATGTACCCGTCGAGTCCCTCGCCGCGCTGGAGGGCCGCGTTCCCGTGCGGCCCGGCGGTGCCCTGCTGGCCCGCTCCAAGCACCGCGCCCGCGAGAAGGAGGCGCTGCGGGCAGCGGGGGTGCCCACCGCGCCCTTCGTGGAGGTGCAGGGGGAGGCTGATCTCGCCGGGGCACTCGCAGGGGTGGGCGGACGTGGCCTGCTGAAGACCTCCGAACTCGGCTACGACGGCAAGGGGCAGCGCCGGGTGGGGAGCGAGGAGGAGCTGCGGGCGGCGTGGGCCGAGCTGGGGGGCGTGCCCTGCGTGCTGGAGGGGCTGGTGCCCTTCGAGCGTGAGGTCAGCCTCGCGGTGGCCCGCAATGCGGCAGGCGAGGTGGCGTTCGGGCCGCTCGTGGAGAACGTGCACCGGGACGGGATTCTGCGGACGAGCGTATGGCCCGCCGCCCTGCCCGCCGGGACGGAGGAACAGGCCCGCGCCCTGGCTGGGGCGGTCGCGCAATCCTGGGGCCTGGAAGGGCTGCTGACCCTGGAATTCTTCGCGCTGCCGGGCGGCGAGCTGCTCGCCAACGAGGTCGCCCCACGCGTCCACAACTCCGGGCACCTCACCCAGGACGGGGGCGGGGTCAGCCAGTTCGGGGCGCAGGTGCGGGCGGTGCTGGGGTTGCCGCTGACCGACTGGGCGCCCCTCCACCCCACGGCGATGGTGAATGTGGTGGGCACCCCAGACGGGCGAGAACCCGACTGGGCGGCCATTGACGCGCTGCCGGGCACGCGGATTCACCTCTACCACAAGGCCACGCGGCCGGGGCGCAAGGTGGGGCACGTGAACCTCGTCGCGCCCGATGTAGGCACGTTGCGGGACCGGCTGGGGCGACTGGAGGCGCTGATTCCGTGA